The following proteins come from a genomic window of Actinacidiphila yeochonensis CN732:
- a CDS encoding FGGY family carbohydrate kinase, producing the protein MGKVAGIDSSAAGTTIVVCDTDTGAVLRRGHAPHPAGEGDRPAEDGADPETWLLSLGDAATGGVLEGVQAIGISGQRQGLVALDAGGVTVRPALPRGDRRAQGQAADLVDELGGPAAWTEAVGAVPQAAHPVAKLRWLAQHEPAAAQRVAEVMLPHDWLVWQLLGRPARRTTDRGDASGTGYWSPSTGEYRADLVERALGHGVRLPDVLAAAEPAGQTPEGLLISAGTGDTMAAALGLGLGPGDAVVSLGAGGTVFAVTEEALKDPTGTVSGYADATGRHLPTVQVRNAVRTLRGAAELLGTDLPGLSELALASTPGSYGLVLLPYLEGERTPDLPHTAGTLAGLRRESMKPEHLARAAFEGMLCALADALDVLRRKGAEVRRVVLLGAAAELSAVQVIAPPVFGVPVVVPAPAEYAALGAARQAAWSLGAVLGSRPHTEPPAWTTPEALVREPGEDAAVGAAVRQQFRSVRDTTHPGAFGDL; encoded by the coding sequence TCCTGCGGCGGGGCCACGCCCCGCACCCGGCGGGCGAGGGCGACCGGCCGGCCGAGGACGGGGCCGATCCGGAGACGTGGCTGCTCTCCCTGGGCGACGCGGCGACGGGGGGCGTCCTGGAGGGCGTGCAGGCGATCGGCATCTCGGGCCAGCGGCAGGGCCTGGTCGCGCTGGACGCGGGCGGGGTCACCGTGCGGCCCGCGCTGCCGCGCGGCGACCGGCGGGCCCAGGGCCAGGCCGCCGACCTGGTCGACGAGCTGGGCGGACCGGCCGCCTGGACCGAGGCGGTGGGCGCCGTACCGCAGGCCGCGCACCCGGTGGCGAAGCTGCGCTGGCTGGCCCAGCACGAACCGGCCGCGGCCCAGCGGGTCGCGGAGGTGATGCTGCCGCACGACTGGCTGGTGTGGCAGCTGCTGGGCCGCCCGGCCCGGCGCACCACCGACCGGGGCGACGCCTCGGGCACCGGCTACTGGTCGCCGTCCACCGGCGAGTACCGCGCGGACCTGGTGGAGCGGGCCCTCGGCCACGGCGTCCGGCTGCCGGACGTACTGGCGGCCGCCGAGCCGGCCGGGCAGACCCCCGAGGGCCTGCTGATCTCGGCCGGCACCGGCGACACCATGGCCGCCGCCCTCGGGCTGGGCCTCGGCCCCGGTGACGCGGTGGTCTCGCTGGGCGCGGGCGGCACCGTCTTCGCCGTCACCGAGGAGGCGCTGAAGGACCCCACCGGCACCGTCTCCGGGTACGCCGACGCGACCGGCCGGCACCTGCCCACGGTGCAGGTGCGCAACGCGGTGCGGACCCTGCGCGGCGCCGCCGAACTGCTCGGCACCGACCTGCCGGGGCTGTCCGAGCTCGCCCTCGCCTCCACGCCGGGCTCCTACGGCCTCGTCCTGCTGCCCTACCTGGAGGGCGAGCGGACGCCGGACCTGCCGCACACCGCCGGCACCCTGGCCGGGCTGCGGCGGGAGTCGATGAAGCCCGAGCACCTGGCCAGGGCGGCCTTCGAGGGCATGCTGTGCGCCCTGGCCGACGCGCTCGACGTGCTGCGGCGCAAGGGTGCCGAGGTGCGCCGGGTGGTCCTCCTGGGCGCGGCGGCCGAACTGTCCGCCGTCCAGGTGATCGCGCCGCCCGTGTTCGGCGTGCCGGTCGTCGTCCCGGCGCCGGCGGAGTACGCGGCGCTGGGCGCCGCCCGGCAGGCGGCATGGTCGCTGGGCGCGGTGCTGGGGTCCCGGCCGCACACCGAGCCCCCCGCGTGGACGACGCCGGAGGCGCTGGTCCGCGAGCCGGGCGAGGACGCGGCGGTCGGCGCGGCGGTGCGCCAGCAGTTCCGGTCGGTTCGGGACACCACCCACCCGGGTGCCTTCGGCGACCTCTGA
- a CDS encoding ABC transporter ATP-binding protein, with protein MLIRLLRSHLRPYKRPIGLLVVLQLLSTIGALYLPTLNADIIDNGVVKGDTGYILGMGGVMLGVTVGQMVCAIGAVYFGARTAMSLGRDVRKSVFDQVQRFSAREVGRFGAPSLITRTTNDVQQVQMLVLMSFTLMVSAPIMCVGGIIMALGQDVPLSSLLLAVVPVLGVAVSLIVRRMRPLFRTMQKRVDTVNRVLREQITGIRVIRAFVKDDYEQRRFGGANDELSAVSLATGRLMALMFPTVMAIVNFSSVAVLWFGAHRIDSGGMQVGALTAFLSYLMQILMSVMMATFMFMMVPRAEVCAERIQEVLDTESSVAPPAAPVTKLLRHGHLLLDDVDFAYPGAEAAVLRGVRLEARPGRTTAVIGSTGSGKSTLLGLVPRLYDATGGRVLVDGEDVARLEPELLARTVGLVPQKPYLFSGTVASNLRYGRPDATDEELWHALEVAQAKDFVEKLEGGLDAPIAQGGGNVSGGQRQRLAIARCLVRKPEIYLFDDSFSALDYATDAALRKALARETAEATVVIVAQRVSTIRDADSIVVLDEGRVVGAGTHAELMAGNDTYREIVLSQLTEQEAAA; from the coding sequence GTGCTGATCCGACTCCTGCGGTCCCATCTGCGGCCGTACAAGCGACCTATCGGCCTGCTGGTCGTCCTCCAGCTGCTGTCGACCATCGGCGCCCTGTACCTGCCCACCCTCAACGCCGACATCATCGACAACGGGGTGGTCAAGGGCGACACCGGCTACATCCTGGGCATGGGCGGGGTGATGCTCGGTGTGACCGTCGGGCAGATGGTCTGCGCGATCGGCGCGGTCTACTTCGGCGCCCGCACCGCGATGTCGCTCGGCCGCGACGTGCGCAAGTCCGTCTTCGACCAGGTGCAGCGGTTCTCCGCCCGCGAGGTCGGCCGGTTCGGGGCGCCGTCGCTGATCACCCGCACCACCAACGACGTGCAGCAGGTGCAGATGCTGGTGCTGATGAGCTTCACGCTCATGGTGTCGGCGCCGATCATGTGCGTCGGCGGCATCATCATGGCGCTGGGCCAGGACGTGCCGCTGTCCTCGCTGCTGCTGGCCGTGGTGCCGGTGCTGGGCGTGGCGGTCAGCCTGATCGTCCGGCGGATGCGCCCGCTGTTCCGGACGATGCAGAAGCGCGTCGACACCGTCAACCGGGTGCTGCGCGAGCAGATCACCGGGATCCGGGTGATCCGGGCGTTCGTCAAGGACGACTACGAGCAGCGCCGCTTCGGCGGTGCCAACGACGAGTTGTCCGCCGTGTCCCTGGCCACCGGCCGGCTGATGGCTCTGATGTTCCCGACCGTGATGGCGATCGTGAACTTCTCCAGCGTGGCCGTGCTGTGGTTCGGCGCCCACCGGATCGACAGCGGCGGGATGCAGGTGGGCGCGCTGACCGCGTTCCTCAGCTACCTGATGCAGATCCTGATGTCGGTGATGATGGCCACCTTCATGTTCATGATGGTGCCGCGCGCCGAGGTGTGCGCCGAGCGGATACAGGAGGTGCTCGACACCGAGTCGAGCGTGGCGCCCCCGGCCGCACCGGTGACCAAGCTGCTGCGCCACGGCCACCTGCTGCTGGACGACGTCGACTTCGCCTACCCGGGCGCCGAGGCCGCGGTGCTGCGCGGGGTGCGCCTGGAGGCCCGGCCGGGCCGGACGACGGCGGTGATCGGCTCCACCGGCAGCGGCAAGTCGACCCTGCTCGGCCTGGTGCCGCGGCTGTACGACGCGACGGGCGGCCGAGTGCTCGTGGACGGCGAGGACGTCGCCCGGCTCGAACCGGAGCTGCTGGCGCGGACCGTGGGGCTGGTGCCGCAGAAGCCGTACCTGTTCTCGGGCACCGTGGCCAGCAACCTGCGGTACGGGCGGCCCGACGCCACCGACGAGGAGCTGTGGCACGCCCTGGAGGTGGCGCAGGCCAAGGACTTCGTGGAGAAGCTGGAGGGCGGCCTGGACGCCCCGATCGCGCAGGGCGGCGGCAACGTCTCCGGCGGGCAGCGGCAGCGGCTGGCCATCGCCCGCTGCCTGGTGCGCAAGCCGGAGATCTACCTGTTCGACGACTCCTTCTCCGCGCTCGACTACGCCACCGACGCGGCCCTGCGCAAGGCGCTGGCCCGGGAGACGGCGGAGGCGACGGTGGTGATCGTCGCCCAGCGGGTGTCCACCATCCGCGACGCCGACAGCATCGTCGTCCTCGACGAGGGCCGGGTCGTCGGTGCCGGCACCCACGCCGAGCTGATGGCGGGCAACGACACGTACCGGGAGATCGTGCTGTCCCAGCTGACGGAACAGGAGGCGGCGGCGTGA
- a CDS encoding ABC transporter ATP-binding protein codes for MGGPGRFMSGGPVERSIDFKGSLRRLLGLARPDRLWLCLVLLLGTGSVALSVTGPRILGHATDLVFAGVIGRQVHGTSKQQALEYLRAHGQGAVADVLSGVDFTPGHGMDFHVIGGVLLLALGVYLASAALSVFAMRTSTKVVNRLVFRLRRDVEAKLARLPLSYFDQQARGEVLSRATNDIDNVSQTLQQTTGQLVNSVLTIVGVLAMMFWISWLLALVALVTVPLTLLVATRVGKRAQPQFVQQWKTTGKLNAHIEEMYSGHSLVKVFGRAGESAAAFDEQNEALYQSAFRAQFLSGTIQPLMMFIGNVNYVLVAVVGGLRVASGTLSIGDVQAFIQYSRQFSQPLTQVASMSNLIQSGVASAERVFELLDAEEQSAEPVAPARPERLRGRVALENVDFRYLPDKPLIDKLSLKVEPGHTVAIVGPTGAGKTTLVNLLMRFYEVSGGRITLDGTDISAMSREELRASIGMVLQDTWLFGGTIAENIGYGHEGATREQIEEAARAAHADRFVRTLPNGYDTVIDDEGTGVSAGEKQLITIARAFLSDPVILVLDEATSSVDTRTEVLIQRAMAKLSHGRTSFVIAHRLSTIRDADVILVMESGSIVEQGTHDELLAAKGAYARLYAAQFAQAVAEVD; via the coding sequence ATGGGCGGCCCGGGCCGCTTCATGAGCGGCGGCCCGGTCGAGCGGTCCATCGACTTCAAGGGCTCGCTGCGGCGGCTGCTGGGCCTGGCCCGCCCGGACCGGCTGTGGCTCTGCCTGGTGCTGCTGCTGGGCACGGGGAGCGTGGCCCTGTCGGTGACCGGGCCGCGCATCCTCGGCCACGCCACCGACCTGGTCTTCGCCGGGGTGATCGGCCGGCAGGTCCACGGCACGAGCAAGCAGCAGGCGTTGGAGTACCTGCGGGCGCACGGCCAAGGCGCCGTCGCCGACGTGCTCTCGGGTGTCGACTTCACCCCGGGCCACGGCATGGACTTCCACGTCATCGGCGGCGTGCTGCTGCTGGCGCTGGGCGTCTACCTGGCCTCGGCGGCGCTGAGCGTGTTCGCGATGCGCACCTCCACGAAGGTCGTCAACCGGCTGGTGTTCCGGCTGCGCCGGGACGTCGAGGCCAAGCTGGCGCGGCTGCCGCTGTCCTACTTCGACCAGCAGGCGCGCGGCGAGGTGCTCAGCCGCGCCACCAACGACATCGACAACGTCAGCCAGACCCTCCAGCAGACCACCGGCCAGCTGGTGAACTCGGTCCTCACCATCGTCGGCGTACTGGCCATGATGTTCTGGATCTCGTGGCTGCTGGCCCTGGTGGCGCTGGTGACGGTGCCGCTGACGCTGCTGGTGGCGACCCGGGTGGGCAAGCGGGCCCAGCCGCAGTTCGTGCAGCAGTGGAAGACCACCGGCAAGCTCAACGCCCACATCGAGGAGATGTACTCCGGCCACTCGCTGGTGAAGGTCTTCGGCCGCGCCGGGGAGTCCGCGGCGGCGTTCGACGAGCAGAACGAGGCGCTCTACCAGTCGGCGTTCCGGGCGCAGTTCCTCTCCGGCACGATCCAGCCGCTGATGATGTTCATCGGCAACGTCAACTACGTGCTGGTGGCGGTGGTCGGCGGACTGCGGGTGGCGTCGGGCACGCTGTCCATCGGCGACGTGCAGGCGTTCATCCAGTACTCCCGCCAGTTCAGCCAGCCGCTGACGCAGGTGGCGAGCATGTCCAACCTGATCCAGTCCGGGGTGGCCTCGGCCGAGCGGGTCTTCGAACTCCTCGACGCCGAGGAGCAGTCGGCCGAGCCGGTGGCCCCGGCCCGTCCCGAGCGGCTGCGCGGGCGGGTGGCGCTGGAGAACGTCGACTTCCGCTACCTGCCGGACAAGCCGCTGATCGACAAGCTGTCGCTGAAGGTCGAGCCCGGCCACACGGTGGCCATCGTCGGCCCGACCGGCGCCGGCAAGACCACCCTGGTGAACCTGCTGATGCGGTTCTACGAGGTCTCCGGCGGCCGGATCACGCTGGACGGCACGGACATCTCCGCGATGTCCCGCGAGGAGCTGCGCGCGTCGATCGGGATGGTGCTCCAGGACACCTGGCTGTTCGGCGGCACCATCGCGGAGAACATCGGCTACGGCCACGAGGGCGCCACCCGCGAACAGATCGAGGAGGCCGCGCGGGCCGCCCACGCCGACCGCTTCGTGCGGACCCTCCCGAACGGCTACGACACCGTCATCGACGACGAGGGCACCGGGGTCAGCGCCGGCGAGAAGCAGCTGATCACCATCGCCCGCGCGTTCCTGTCCGACCCGGTGATCCTGGTCCTGGACGAGGCGACCAGCTCGGTGGACACCCGCACGGAGGTGCTGATCCAGCGGGCGATGGCCAAGCTCAGCCACGGCCGGACCAGCTTCGTGATCGCGCACCGGCTGTCCACGATCCGCGACGCGGACGTGATCCTGGTGATGGAGTCCGGGTCGATCGTCGAACAGGGCACCCACGACGAGCTGCTGGCCGCGAAGGGGGCCTACGCGCGGCTGTACGCGGCGCAGTTCGCGCAGGCGGTCGCGGAGGTCGACTGA
- a CDS encoding DUF3048 domain-containing protein, which yields MRARRVRGAGAAAVLALALAAGCTATTGTTGQDGGGRRTTAPARNVLTGEPGQAGRVLAVKVDNVAAARPQTGLNDADLVYAIEVEGGLSRLMAVFDDRHLPSVVGPVRSARETDLQLLAEYDHPALAFSGAQSKLLPVLQGSRAIVARTGTRAFFRSSDRPAPHNEYLRPAGLTAGAGPAKDIGLRFSSAVPAGGTARASASAAMPAARFAFTWTGTHYRVAMDGTGSPWTADNVIVQHVQVKQSQYHSRTGFVPFSQTVGNGSATLLRNGRSYPLRWSRPSPADGTTYTADGHPAQLHPGRTWIVLTPS from the coding sequence ATGAGGGCTCGGCGCGTACGCGGAGCGGGGGCGGCAGCCGTGCTGGCACTCGCCCTCGCGGCGGGTTGTACGGCCACCACCGGCACCACCGGCCAGGACGGGGGCGGGCGGCGCACCACGGCGCCCGCCCGCAACGTGCTGACCGGCGAACCCGGGCAGGCCGGGCGGGTGCTGGCGGTGAAGGTCGACAACGTGGCCGCGGCCCGCCCGCAGACCGGCCTGAACGACGCCGACCTGGTCTACGCCATCGAGGTCGAGGGCGGCCTGTCGCGGCTGATGGCGGTCTTCGACGACCGGCACCTGCCGTCCGTGGTCGGCCCGGTCCGCAGCGCCCGCGAGACCGACCTCCAACTCCTCGCCGAGTACGACCACCCGGCCCTGGCGTTCTCCGGAGCGCAGAGCAAGCTCCTACCGGTCCTCCAGGGCAGCCGCGCCATCGTCGCCCGCACCGGCACCCGCGCGTTCTTCCGCTCCTCCGACCGCCCGGCGCCGCACAACGAGTACCTGCGCCCGGCCGGCCTGACCGCGGGGGCCGGACCGGCCAAGGACATCGGCCTGCGCTTCTCCTCGGCCGTCCCCGCCGGCGGCACCGCCCGCGCCTCCGCCTCGGCGGCGATGCCCGCGGCCCGCTTCGCCTTCACCTGGACCGGCACGCACTACCGCGTCGCCATGGACGGCACCGGGTCCCCGTGGACGGCCGACAACGTCATCGTCCAGCACGTCCAGGTGAAGCAGTCCCAGTACCACAGCCGTACCGGCTTCGTCCCGTTCAGCCAGACCGTCGGCAACGGCTCCGCGACCCTGCTGCGCAACGGCCGCTCCTACCCCCTGCGCTGGTCCCGCCCCTCCCCCGCCGACGGCACCACCTACACCGCCGACGGCCACCCCGCCCAACTCCACCCCGGCCGCACCTGGATCGTCCTGACCCCGTCCTGA
- a CDS encoding RNA polymerase sigma factor produces MGQTGDGAEPWPSPRRALSRAQRRAHPEVASVQTQAQTTPPAAVPAGPDTLSGAALRVPEQRPVQAALPNGGPEGQDGPEGRDRPDPFGEPADGGEPDGQVGAAEPEEAEPPRREEAAAPAADLFRQYLREIGRIPLLTAVQEVELARQVEAGLFAEERLTALPGPGPEPVLAADLDRLVVAGRMAKRRLIEANLRLVVSVAKRYTGRGLTMSDLVQEGNLGLIRAVEKFDYARGYKFSTYATWWIRQAMTRALADQARTIRVPVHVVELINRTVRVRRRLHQEHGAEPSLDDVAAQLGLPAERVAEVLRLAQEPVSLHAPVGEEDDLALGDLIEDGDATSPVDSAAFLLLREHLDAVLSTLGERERRVVQLRYGLADGRPRTLEEIGGLFGVTRERIRQIESKTLGKLRHHTYAEQLRGYLD; encoded by the coding sequence GTGGGCCAGACTGGGGACGGCGCCGAGCCCTGGCCGAGCCCACGCCGAGCCCTCTCCCGAGCCCAACGACGCGCTCATCCGGAGGTCGCTTCCGTGCAGACGCAAGCCCAGACCACGCCCCCCGCCGCTGTCCCGGCCGGGCCGGACACCCTGTCCGGTGCGGCACTTCGGGTGCCCGAACAGCGCCCCGTACAGGCCGCGTTACCGAACGGCGGACCGGAGGGGCAGGACGGGCCGGAAGGGCGGGACAGGCCGGACCCGTTCGGCGAACCTGCGGACGGCGGCGAGCCGGATGGGCAGGTGGGCGCGGCCGAGCCCGAGGAGGCCGAGCCCCCGCGGCGGGAGGAGGCGGCGGCGCCGGCCGCGGACCTCTTCCGGCAGTACCTGCGGGAGATCGGCCGCATACCGCTGCTGACCGCCGTACAGGAGGTGGAGCTCGCCCGGCAGGTGGAGGCGGGCCTCTTCGCGGAGGAGCGGCTCACCGCCCTCCCCGGCCCGGGTCCGGAGCCGGTGCTCGCGGCGGATCTGGACCGCCTGGTGGTGGCCGGCAGGATGGCCAAACGGCGCCTCATCGAGGCCAACCTGCGCCTGGTGGTGTCGGTGGCGAAGCGGTACACCGGGCGCGGCCTCACCATGTCCGACCTGGTCCAGGAGGGCAACCTCGGCCTGATCCGCGCGGTGGAGAAGTTCGACTACGCCCGCGGCTACAAGTTCTCGACCTACGCCACCTGGTGGATACGCCAGGCCATGACCCGCGCCCTCGCCGACCAGGCCCGCACCATCCGCGTTCCCGTCCACGTGGTCGAACTGATCAACCGCACCGTCCGGGTCCGCCGCCGGCTGCACCAGGAGCACGGTGCCGAGCCGAGCCTGGACGACGTGGCCGCCCAGCTCGGCCTGCCCGCCGAACGGGTGGCCGAGGTGTTGCGGCTGGCACAGGAGCCGGTCTCGCTGCACGCGCCGGTCGGCGAGGAGGACGACCTCGCCCTCGGCGACCTCATCGAGGACGGCGACGCCACGTCCCCCGTGGACTCCGCGGCGTTCCTGCTGCTGCGCGAGCACCTGGACGCGGTCCTCTCCACCCTCGGCGAACGCGAGCGCCGCGTCGTCCAGCTCCGCTACGGCCTGGCCGACGGCCGCCCCCGCACGCTGGAGGAGATCGGCGGCCTCTTCGGCGTCACCCGCGAGCGCATCCGCCAGATCGAGTCCAAGACCCTCGGCAAACTCCGTCACCACACCTACGCCGAGCAGCTCCGCGGCTACCTCGACTGA
- a CDS encoding response regulator, giving the protein MIRVLLADDHPVVRQGLAAMLGSEPDLEVVGEASNGPQAEALAATLRPDIVLMDLRMPGGGGAESTGRMTAAGLPCRVIVLTTYESDGDILRAVEAGAAGYLLKDVSPAELVGAIRAAARGETVLAPSVAARLVDRLRTRTEQPRLSERETSVLRLVAEGCTNAEIGRRLFIGESTVKTHLLRAFTKLGVADRTAAVTSAMRHGLL; this is encoded by the coding sequence GTGATCCGCGTGCTGCTCGCCGACGACCACCCCGTCGTACGCCAGGGCCTGGCCGCCATGCTCGGCTCGGAGCCGGACCTGGAGGTGGTGGGCGAGGCATCCAACGGCCCGCAGGCAGAGGCGCTGGCGGCGACGCTGCGCCCCGACATCGTCCTGATGGACCTGCGGATGCCCGGCGGCGGCGGAGCGGAGTCCACCGGGCGCATGACGGCGGCCGGGCTGCCCTGCCGGGTGATCGTACTGACGACGTACGAGTCGGACGGCGACATCCTGCGGGCGGTCGAGGCGGGCGCCGCCGGTTACCTGCTGAAGGACGTCTCGCCCGCCGAACTCGTCGGCGCCATCCGAGCGGCGGCCCGAGGCGAGACCGTCCTCGCCCCCTCCGTCGCCGCCCGGCTGGTCGACCGGCTGCGCACCCGCACGGAGCAGCCCCGGCTGTCGGAGCGCGAGACGTCGGTGCTGCGGCTGGTCGCGGAGGGCTGTACCAACGCCGAGATCGGACGGCGCCTGTTCATCGGCGAGTCCACCGTCAAGACCCACCTGCTGCGCGCCTTCACCAAGCTCGGCGTCGCCGACCGCACCGCCGCCGTCACCAGCGCGATGCGCCACGGCCTGCTCTAG
- a CDS encoding sensor histidine kinase gives MARGTAGETGVHVWERTFLPWDCYFAAAWAATGLFALAAEKPAEPVRLAAVALLALLIPWYAAVGRPLMTAPAVSVRQVARYLTVLVLVFLAATFLVAEVRLGTFAMVPQCFMLLRLRAAQATAAVINAVPVAGWALLWRPAGQDLFYNAMSALATLVFSVVVGSWIIRIIEQSSERALILEELRASREEVARLSAERGTLAERERLSREIHDTLAQGFTSLLMLVQAVQSEVRRDPEQALRHLELMADTARENLAEARALVAGGVPADLAGGTLPDAVRRLAARHAEQSGAAAAVDVTGVVRALPAAVEVVALRACQEALANVRRHAGPAVPVHLTLAYGEAELAVTVRDEGCGFDTSAASGPGYGLPGLRSRAAELGGRAEVSGAVGKGVTVSLTLPAGAAR, from the coding sequence GTGGCGCGCGGGACCGCGGGGGAGACCGGGGTCCACGTCTGGGAGCGGACCTTCCTGCCGTGGGACTGCTACTTCGCGGCGGCGTGGGCGGCGACCGGACTGTTCGCCCTCGCCGCCGAGAAGCCCGCAGAACCGGTCCGCCTCGCCGCCGTCGCCCTCCTCGCCCTCCTCATCCCCTGGTACGCCGCCGTCGGACGGCCGCTGATGACCGCCCCCGCGGTGAGCGTCAGACAGGTCGCGCGCTACCTCACCGTGCTCGTCCTGGTCTTCCTGGCGGCCACGTTCCTCGTCGCCGAAGTGCGCCTGGGCACCTTCGCGATGGTGCCGCAGTGCTTCATGCTGCTGCGGCTGCGCGCGGCGCAGGCCACCGCCGCGGTGATCAACGCGGTGCCCGTCGCCGGCTGGGCGCTGCTGTGGCGGCCCGCCGGACAGGACCTCTTCTACAACGCCATGTCCGCACTGGCGACCCTGGTGTTCTCCGTGGTGGTCGGCAGCTGGATCATCCGCATCATCGAGCAGAGCAGCGAACGCGCGCTGATCCTGGAGGAGTTGCGGGCGAGCCGGGAGGAGGTGGCGCGGCTGTCCGCGGAGCGCGGGACGCTGGCCGAACGGGAGCGGCTGTCCCGGGAGATCCACGACACCCTCGCGCAGGGCTTCACCAGCCTGCTGATGCTGGTCCAGGCCGTCCAGTCGGAGGTGCGCCGCGATCCCGAACAGGCCCTGCGGCACCTGGAACTGATGGCCGACACCGCCCGGGAGAACCTCGCCGAGGCGCGCGCCCTGGTGGCCGGCGGCGTGCCCGCCGACCTGGCCGGCGGCACGCTGCCCGACGCGGTGCGGCGGCTCGCCGCCCGGCACGCCGAGCAGTCCGGGGCGGCGGCCGCCGTCGACGTCACCGGGGTCGTCCGCGCCCTGCCCGCGGCCGTCGAGGTGGTGGCCCTGCGTGCCTGCCAGGAGGCGCTGGCCAACGTCCGCCGCCACGCCGGCCCGGCCGTCCCGGTCCACCTCACCCTCGCCTACGGGGAGGCGGAGCTGGCGGTGACGGTACGCGACGAGGGCTGCGGCTTCGACACCTCCGCCGCGTCCGGTCCGGGCTACGGACTGCCCGGACTGCGCTCCAGAGCGGCGGAGTTGGGCGGCCGGGCCGAGGTGTCCGGCGCGGTGGGCAAGGGGGTGACCGTGTCCCTGACGCTGCCGGCGGGCGCCGCCCGGTGA
- a CDS encoding ABC transporter permease — protein sequence MTALGAGPDTADVQRERLPGAWRLGLSRGALELRLFFRQREQVVFTFAFPIVFLFLFASIFSDDMAGTGATASQYYVASMTASGIMSTSFQSLGVSIAIERDQHVLRRLRGTPMPPAAYFLGKVWLVLVTGLLETALLLAFGTAVYGVDLPDSLTGWLTFGWIFVLGITGCALLGIAVSSVPKSARSATSVVVLPFLVLEFISGVYILVDTVPRWMLTVGAFFPLKWLCQGLRGVFLPSAAAALEPAGSWEYGRTALVLGAWCVGGLVLCLLTFRWSGRDER from the coding sequence GTGACCGCCCTCGGCGCCGGACCGGATACCGCCGACGTGCAACGTGAACGCCTCCCGGGAGCATGGCGGTTGGGCCTCTCGCGCGGCGCGCTGGAGCTGCGCCTCTTCTTCCGCCAGCGTGAACAGGTGGTCTTCACCTTCGCCTTCCCGATCGTCTTCCTCTTCCTCTTCGCCTCGATCTTCAGCGACGACATGGCAGGTACCGGTGCCACCGCCTCCCAGTACTACGTGGCGTCGATGACCGCCTCCGGGATCATGTCCACCAGCTTCCAGTCGCTGGGTGTGTCCATCGCCATCGAGCGGGACCAGCACGTGCTGCGGCGGTTGCGCGGCACGCCGATGCCGCCGGCCGCGTACTTCCTCGGCAAGGTCTGGCTGGTGCTGGTCACCGGGCTGCTGGAGACCGCGCTGCTGCTGGCGTTCGGCACCGCCGTCTACGGCGTCGACCTGCCGGACAGCCTCACCGGCTGGCTCACCTTCGGCTGGATCTTCGTCCTCGGCATCACCGGCTGCGCGCTGCTCGGCATCGCCGTCAGCAGCGTCCCGAAGTCCGCCCGCAGCGCCACGTCGGTGGTCGTCCTTCCCTTCCTGGTACTGGAGTTCATCTCGGGGGTCTACATCCTCGTGGACACCGTGCCACGCTGGATGCTCACCGTCGGGGCGTTCTTCCCCCTGAAGTGGCTCTGCCAGGGGCTGCGCGGGGTGTTCCTCCCGTCGGCCGCCGCCGCGCTGGAGCCGGCGGGCAGTTGGGAGTACGGGCGGACCGCGCTGGTACTCGGGGCGTGGTGCGTGGGAGGGCTGGTGCTGTGCCTGCTGACCTTTCGGTGGAGCGGCCGGGACGAGCGGTGA